Proteins encoded within one genomic window of Polyangium spumosum:
- a CDS encoding AIPR family protein: MGITKRELDQAYAQYKSRYGGSREDYFALLYLTREFEKTSEQVARNIAFGEEASEGINAFHVDIHRRNLYLFQFQWAAQHQAFKEPLRRLAREGMERIFCPAPEAPGRLLAELRNRLHEDQSVIDKVLIHFVYNGDPNDADQSATLDALREDLEAKKYVIDRSFPGREVTLTFQFISNETRGRVGGHTRITHRYDLSLPSSIVSVTEAGEALHVGFVRLLDLYRMYREMGQRLFERNIRAGLDPDGPINRKIRAALADVVEGKAPASAFIFNHNGITIAAEHLEVDDDRIHLTEPRVLNGAQTITSLTKFVESSEFAKAPAEQADRLEEVRVLAKIVTHAQPSFITAVTINTNRQNPVDPVNLRASDPIQLEFQDKFRDELDGLLYERQERLFASLSEEELLEQGFEPSHRRAMEIRRLARTFLAAQGEVDRMSRLNEVFESESQYRSCFAEKYLKTDARRILLAYKIQYRLNKVAREIDGAGKGYWYVPRAKNLLWALLVQGVLNQAKLTAWLEGFGTTLTVEADFTQELLSLGVSKVRHVIREAVADPKYKEQLDAERLSFLRTKALYARCVEVAEEKYGWTKQGL, from the coding sequence ATGGGCATCACGAAGCGCGAGCTGGATCAGGCATACGCACAGTACAAGTCGCGATACGGGGGCTCGAGGGAGGACTACTTCGCGCTGCTCTACCTGACGCGGGAGTTCGAGAAAACGTCCGAGCAGGTCGCACGCAACATCGCCTTCGGCGAGGAAGCCTCCGAGGGCATCAATGCCTTCCACGTCGACATCCATCGTCGTAACCTGTACCTCTTCCAGTTCCAGTGGGCAGCGCAGCACCAGGCATTCAAGGAGCCGCTTCGACGGCTTGCACGCGAGGGGATGGAGCGGATCTTCTGCCCCGCGCCCGAGGCACCAGGACGGCTCCTGGCCGAGCTGCGCAACCGATTGCACGAGGATCAGTCGGTCATCGACAAAGTGCTGATCCACTTTGTCTACAACGGCGACCCGAACGACGCTGACCAGAGCGCCACGCTCGACGCGCTCCGCGAAGATCTGGAGGCGAAGAAGTACGTCATCGACCGCTCATTCCCGGGCCGCGAGGTCACCCTCACGTTTCAGTTCATCTCCAACGAGACGCGAGGACGCGTCGGTGGCCATACCCGCATCACCCACCGTTACGACCTGTCGCTGCCGTCCTCCATCGTGAGCGTGACCGAGGCCGGAGAGGCGCTGCATGTCGGCTTCGTTCGCCTGCTCGACCTGTACCGGATGTACCGCGAGATGGGCCAGAGGCTGTTCGAGCGCAACATCCGGGCCGGGCTCGACCCCGACGGACCGATCAATCGCAAGATCCGCGCCGCGCTCGCCGACGTCGTGGAGGGCAAGGCCCCCGCTTCGGCGTTCATCTTCAATCACAACGGGATCACCATTGCAGCCGAGCACCTCGAGGTCGACGACGACCGCATTCACCTCACCGAGCCCCGCGTGCTCAACGGGGCGCAAACGATCACGAGCCTGACGAAGTTCGTCGAGAGCTCCGAATTTGCTAAGGCACCCGCCGAGCAAGCAGACCGACTGGAGGAGGTCCGCGTCCTGGCCAAAATTGTGACCCACGCCCAGCCGTCCTTCATTACGGCCGTCACCATCAACACGAACCGCCAGAACCCCGTCGATCCGGTCAACCTCCGCGCCAGCGACCCTATCCAGCTCGAGTTCCAGGACAAGTTCCGCGACGAGCTCGACGGGCTCTTGTATGAGCGGCAGGAGAGGCTCTTCGCGAGCCTCTCGGAGGAGGAATTGCTCGAGCAAGGCTTCGAGCCGAGCCATCGTCGAGCGATGGAGATACGGCGCCTGGCGCGGACCTTCCTCGCGGCACAGGGCGAGGTGGATCGAATGTCTCGGCTCAACGAGGTATTCGAATCCGAGAGCCAGTACCGCTCGTGTTTCGCCGAGAAGTACCTCAAGACCGACGCACGCCGTATTCTGCTCGCCTACAAGATCCAATACCGCTTGAACAAGGTCGCGCGGGAGATCGATGGGGCCGGCAAGGGCTACTGGTACGTCCCGCGCGCGAAGAACCTGCTCTGGGCGCTGCTCGTGCAGGGCGTGCTGAACCAGGCGAAGCTCACGGCATGGCTCGAAGGTTTCGGGACCACGTTGACGGTCGAGGCCGACTTCACGCAGGAGCTACTTTCGCTCGGCGTGTCTAAGGTGCGGCACGTGATCCGCGAGGCGGTCGCTGATCCGAAATACAAGGAGCAGCTCGACGCTGAGCGCCTCAGCTTCCTCCGGACCAAGGCCCTCTACGCGCGCTGCGTGGAGGTGGCGGAGGAGAAATACGGCTGGACCAAGCAGGGACTATGA
- the drmC gene encoding DISARM system phospholipase D-like protein DrmC, with product MTTGRASLKNVSTTVLAELREAIASGRLRAPIDRASLVGFGIRHQIDAIEYALAGHKTAACLAVLDVALAEREDRKPTPELVWTGPEAPAGTARDTAVVLRALFEGARESVILAGYSFDHAKEVLAPLHGSMLQHNVSARFFVDVPQIERGADVEAHLARCFGKFLAENWPFGEPRPRVYYDKRALKPGPPYCSMHAKCVVVDGVKAFVSSANFTQRGQERNIEVGVLIEDPSFASYLGGQWLGLIDAGIAGEYVAG from the coding sequence ATGACGACCGGCCGCGCGAGCTTGAAGAACGTGAGCACGACGGTGCTCGCGGAGCTCCGGGAGGCGATCGCGTCGGGGCGCTTGCGAGCGCCAATCGATCGGGCGTCGCTGGTAGGCTTCGGCATACGCCACCAGATCGACGCGATCGAGTACGCCCTTGCCGGCCATAAGACCGCCGCGTGCCTCGCGGTGCTCGACGTTGCGCTGGCCGAGCGCGAGGACCGCAAGCCGACGCCGGAGCTCGTGTGGACGGGTCCGGAGGCGCCTGCCGGCACGGCGCGGGACACGGCGGTGGTGCTGCGCGCGCTGTTCGAGGGGGCGCGGGAAAGCGTGATCCTGGCCGGCTACAGCTTCGACCACGCAAAGGAGGTGCTGGCGCCGCTTCATGGTTCCATGCTGCAGCACAACGTCAGCGCGAGGTTCTTCGTGGACGTTCCGCAGATCGAGCGCGGCGCCGACGTGGAGGCGCACCTCGCGCGGTGCTTCGGGAAGTTTTTGGCCGAGAATTGGCCCTTCGGGGAGCCACGCCCGCGGGTCTACTACGACAAGCGGGCGCTCAAGCCTGGGCCGCCCTATTGCAGCATGCATGCGAAGTGCGTGGTGGTCGACGGCGTGAAGGCGTTCGTGTCGAGTGCAAATTTCACGCAGCGAGGACAGGAGCGGAACATCGAGGTGGGGGTCTTGATCGAGGATCCGAGCTTCGCGAGTTACCTCGGAGGGCAGTGGCTGGGACTAATTGATGCTGGGATCGCGGGGGAGTACGTCGCAGGCTGA